Proteins from a single region of Mycetohabitans endofungorum:
- a CDS encoding ATP-NAD kinase family protein has protein sequence MSSTVPAVGIIVNPASGRDIRRLTTHASVFPTAEKANMVVRLLAGLGVLGVRRVLTLRDKTGVAALVLRAVQTQAALGGRERWPQVEFIDLPMTQRVADTHAGVAYMVERGVSLIAVLGGDGTHRAVAMHCRDVPLLTLSTGTNNSFPDLREATVAGLAGALVAIGAVPSDAALSRNKRLVVRCVSGRKRGHEEIALVDLCVSRQRFIGARAVSDPSDIHALFLTFAAADAIGLSSIGAAWAPVARTAPHGLQMTFADAPPAGVPLVAPIAPGQIGTVWMTDCKRLEVGQQVMLDAVYGTLAFDGEREIEIEKGETYVVSLDWEGPLTVDVERTLRFSAARQFLRERAAALFN, from the coding sequence GTGTCAAGCACCGTTCCGGCGGTCGGTATCATCGTCAATCCTGCATCGGGTCGCGATATTCGTCGCCTGACCACGCATGCGTCGGTGTTCCCGACTGCCGAAAAAGCGAACATGGTGGTCCGGCTACTTGCAGGGCTGGGTGTGTTGGGCGTGCGTCGCGTATTAACACTGCGGGACAAAACAGGTGTCGCGGCGCTCGTGTTGCGCGCTGTGCAGACGCAGGCGGCCCTGGGCGGACGCGAGCGGTGGCCGCAGGTGGAGTTCATCGACCTGCCGATGACGCAGCGCGTGGCCGACACGCATGCGGGTGTGGCGTACATGGTCGAGCGCGGCGTATCGCTGATCGCCGTACTGGGTGGCGATGGCACCCATCGCGCGGTGGCGATGCACTGCCGCGACGTGCCGCTGCTCACGTTGTCCACTGGCACTAACAACAGCTTCCCGGATCTGCGCGAAGCGACCGTGGCGGGCCTGGCCGGCGCCCTGGTCGCGATCGGCGCAGTTCCCTCGGACGCGGCACTGTCACGCAACAAACGCCTCGTGGTGCGCTGTGTATCTGGACGCAAGCGCGGACATGAGGAGATTGCGCTGGTTGACCTGTGCGTGAGCCGGCAGCGCTTCATCGGCGCGCGTGCGGTATCCGATCCGTCTGATATTCACGCCTTGTTCCTGACCTTCGCCGCCGCCGATGCCATTGGCCTGTCGTCGATTGGCGCCGCGTGGGCGCCGGTGGCCCGCACTGCGCCGCATGGCTTGCAGATGACATTTGCCGATGCACCGCCGGCTGGCGTGCCGCTAGTTGCACCCATCGCGCCGGGCCAAATCGGCACCGTGTGGATGACTGACTGTAAGCGGTTGGAGGTCGGCCAGCAGGTCATGCTCGACGCCGTTTACGGCACGTTGGCGTTCGACGGCGAGCGCGAGATCGAAATTGAAAAAGGTGAAACCTATGTCGTTTCGCTCGACTGGGAGGGACCGCTGACGGTCGATGTCGAACGAACCCTGCGTTTCAGCGCGGCACGGCAATTCCTGCGCGAACGCGCAGCAGCGTTGTTTAACTAG
- a CDS encoding alpha-ketoacid dehydrogenase subunit beta translates to MARKITYQQAINEALSQEMARDENVIVMGEDNAGGAGSPGEQDAWGGVLGVTKGLFHRYPGRVLDTPLSEGGFIGAAVGAAACGMRPVAELMFIDFMGVCFDQIFNQAAKFRYMFGGKAVTPVVIRTMQGAGLRAAAQHSQMLTSLFTHVPGLKVVCPSTPYDAKGLLIQSIRDDDPVIFCEHKLLYSREGDVPEESYAIPFGEANVVRDGDDATIITYGRMVHQSVEAANVLARQGIDVEVIDLRTTSPLDEETILESASRTGRVVVVDEANPRCSVATDIAALIAQRAFKSLKAQIELVTAPHTPAPFAGVLEDMYIPSSEKIAAAVTKVRS, encoded by the coding sequence ATGGCCAGGAAGATCACTTACCAACAAGCTATAAACGAGGCGTTGAGCCAAGAGATGGCGCGCGACGAAAACGTCATCGTGATGGGTGAGGACAACGCCGGCGGTGCGGGCTCGCCCGGCGAGCAGGATGCGTGGGGTGGCGTGCTCGGGGTGACCAAGGGGCTGTTCCATCGATACCCTGGGCGGGTGCTCGACACACCGTTGTCCGAGGGCGGGTTCATTGGCGCGGCAGTTGGTGCTGCCGCATGCGGCATGCGGCCGGTCGCCGAACTAATGTTCATTGACTTCATGGGAGTGTGCTTCGACCAGATATTCAACCAGGCGGCCAAGTTCCGTTACATGTTTGGCGGCAAGGCGGTTACCCCGGTGGTGATCCGCACGATGCAGGGTGCGGGACTGCGCGCTGCCGCCCAACACTCACAAATGCTCACGTCGCTGTTTACGCATGTGCCTGGGCTGAAGGTGGTATGTCCGTCCACGCCCTATGACGCGAAAGGGCTGTTGATCCAGTCGATCCGCGATGATGACCCGGTGATTTTCTGCGAGCACAAGCTGTTGTACAGCCGAGAAGGGGACGTGCCGGAGGAGTCTTATGCGATTCCGTTTGGCGAGGCCAACGTGGTGCGCGACGGCGACGATGCGACGATTATCACCTATGGACGGATGGTGCACCAGTCGGTGGAGGCGGCCAATGTGCTGGCCAGGCAAGGCATCGACGTCGAAGTGATCGACTTACGCACGACGTCGCCGCTGGACGAGGAAACGATCTTGGAGAGCGCGTCGCGCACCGGTCGGGTGGTGGTCGTCGATGAAGCCAACCCCCGTTGCTCGGTGGCGACTGACATTGCCGCACTCATCGCGCAGCGCGCATTCAAATCGCTCAAGGCGCAGATCGAGCTGGTCACCGCGCCGCATACGCCAGCCCCGTTTGCCGGCGTGTTGGAGGACATGTACATCCCGTCGTCTGAGAAGATCGCGGCGGCCGTGACGAAGGTAAGGAGCTGA
- a CDS encoding acetoin dehydrogenase dihydrolipoyllysine-residue acetyltransferase subunit, whose amino-acid sequence MPIHMITMPKWGLSMEQGQVNGWLKQIGDKVSKGDELLDVETEKISSGVECAFDGVLRRQIAVEGETLPVGALLAVVADTDASDAQIDEAVAAFQRDFVPAAADAADTGPQPQKRIVGSHTIRYLKQGDGGVPVLLIHGFGGDLNNWLFNHAELAARRAVWALDLPGHGESSKPLKAGTLDELAQYVSAFMREEGIERAHLVGHSMGAAVALQIASVEPQRVASLALIASAGLGREIDADYISGFVAGTSRNTLKPHLLKLFADPALVTRQLVEDIVKYKRLDGVNETLAKIAAAAFGDGVQRHVYRDRLAELAPRTLVIWGSEDRIIPSLHAQGLPAGVQSHIIEGKGHMVQMEAAAEVNQVLNAFLGD is encoded by the coding sequence ATGCCGATTCACATGATTACGATGCCCAAGTGGGGACTGTCGATGGAGCAGGGCCAGGTCAACGGGTGGCTCAAGCAGATCGGCGACAAGGTATCTAAGGGCGATGAGTTGCTTGACGTGGAGACAGAGAAAATTTCCTCTGGCGTGGAATGTGCATTTGACGGTGTGTTGCGCCGGCAGATTGCCGTCGAAGGTGAAACGCTGCCGGTCGGCGCCTTGTTGGCGGTGGTGGCTGATACCGACGCGAGCGATGCCCAAATCGACGAAGCCGTTGCGGCGTTCCAGCGCGATTTCGTGCCGGCCGCGGCCGATGCGGCTGACACGGGACCGCAGCCGCAGAAGCGCATCGTCGGCTCGCATACGATCCGCTACTTGAAGCAAGGCGATGGCGGCGTTCCGGTGTTGTTAATCCACGGGTTCGGCGGTGACCTGAACAACTGGCTGTTCAACCACGCCGAGCTGGCGGCGCGTCGCGCGGTATGGGCGCTGGACCTGCCGGGGCATGGGGAGTCGAGCAAGCCGCTGAAAGCCGGCACATTGGACGAGCTTGCCCAGTATGTGTCCGCGTTCATGCGCGAAGAGGGGATCGAGCGTGCGCACCTGGTGGGCCATTCGATGGGCGCCGCCGTTGCACTGCAGATCGCCAGCGTGGAGCCGCAGCGAGTTGCGTCGCTGGCACTGATCGCCAGCGCAGGACTAGGCCGCGAAATCGACGCAGATTACATTAGCGGATTCGTGGCCGGGACCAGCCGCAATACGCTCAAGCCGCACCTGCTGAAGCTGTTTGCAGATCCTGCGCTGGTCACTCGCCAATTGGTTGAGGACATCGTTAAGTACAAGCGTCTGGACGGCGTAAACGAGACGCTCGCCAAGATCGCGGCGGCGGCATTCGGCGATGGTGTTCAGCGGCACGTGTACCGTGACCGGCTCGCCGAGCTGGCACCGCGCACGCTGGTGATTTGGGGCAGCGAGGACCGCATCATTCCGTCGCTGCATGCACAGGGGCTGCCTGCGGGCGTGCAGTCACACATCATCGAAGGCAAAGGGCACATGGTGCAGAT
- a CDS encoding thiamine pyrophosphate-dependent dehydrogenase E1 component subunit alpha, with product MSISSQLTRETLLDAYRSMRTIREFEERLHVEFATGEIPGFVHLYAGEEASAVGTMMHLNDIDYVATTHRGHGHCIAKGVDVHGMMAEIYGRRTGVCRGKGGSMHIADLSRGMLGANGIVGAGAPLVCGAALAAKFKKTGGVGVCFFGDGASNQGVIFESMNLASVWRLPAIFVAENNGYAEATSAAWSVAADNIADRANGFGMPGVIVDGFDFFAVYEALGEAISRARHGGGPTLVEVKFTRYYGHFEGDAQTYREPGEVQKAREENDCLKHFEERVVRSELVQVDELRAIDERVKALIDDAVHSAKAAPLPTEADLLSDVYVAYP from the coding sequence ATGTCGATATCGAGCCAGCTTACCCGCGAGACATTGCTCGACGCGTACCGGTCGATGCGTACGATCCGCGAGTTCGAGGAGCGTTTGCACGTCGAGTTCGCGACCGGTGAAATCCCAGGCTTCGTTCACCTTTACGCGGGTGAGGAAGCGTCCGCGGTCGGCACGATGATGCACCTGAACGATATCGATTATGTGGCGACGACGCACCGTGGCCACGGTCATTGCATTGCCAAGGGCGTCGACGTGCATGGCATGATGGCCGAGATCTACGGCCGCCGCACTGGCGTTTGCCGGGGCAAAGGCGGCTCGATGCACATCGCTGACCTGTCGCGCGGCATGTTAGGCGCGAACGGCATTGTTGGCGCAGGCGCGCCGCTGGTGTGTGGCGCCGCGCTAGCCGCCAAGTTCAAGAAGACCGGCGGTGTTGGCGTTTGCTTCTTCGGTGACGGCGCGTCCAACCAGGGTGTGATTTTCGAATCGATGAACCTGGCCTCGGTCTGGCGGTTGCCGGCTATTTTTGTGGCTGAAAACAATGGATACGCTGAAGCGACATCGGCAGCGTGGTCCGTCGCGGCCGACAACATTGCCGACCGCGCCAATGGCTTCGGCATGCCCGGCGTGATTGTGGACGGATTCGATTTCTTCGCTGTGTACGAGGCGCTGGGCGAAGCCATCAGCCGTGCTCGCCACGGCGGCGGCCCGACGCTGGTCGAGGTCAAGTTCACGCGCTATTACGGGCACTTCGAGGGCGACGCGCAGACGTACCGAGAACCAGGAGAAGTGCAGAAGGCTCGAGAAGAAAACGACTGCTTAAAGCATTTCGAGGAGCGCGTGGTACGCAGCGAACTGGTCCAAGTGGATGAGCTGCGCGCGATCGATGAGCGCGTCAAGGCGCTGATAGACGACGCGGTGCACAGCGCGAAGGCTGCCCCGCTGCCGACCGAAGCGGACTTGCTGAGCGACGTCTACGTCGCCTATCCGTGA